The Pseudomonas sp. Marseille-Q3773 DNA window TGGACCATTACTACGGCGACACCGGCCACTACCCGGACTCGCTGGAGCAACTGGTGGAGCAACGCTATTTGCGCAATACCCCGGTCGACCCGATCACCGAGCGCAGCGATGCCTGGCAGCTGGTGCCGCCACCCGAAGGCGTGGCCGGCGGGGTGGCCGATGTCAAGAGCGGTGCTACCGGGAGGGCCCGCGATGGCAGCCTGTTCGCGGAATGGTAAGGCCAACTGCGGCTTCACTTACCTCGGCGTGCTGCTGCTGATTGCCGTCAGCAGCGTGGCCCTGGCCGCCACGGGCACGCTGTGGACCAGTGCTGCCCAGCGCGATCGTGAACGCCAGTTGCTGTGGGTCGGCGGCCAGTACGCCCAGGCCCTGCGCAGCTACTATCGCGCCTCGCCGGGGTTGGCCCAGTACCCACAGGCGCTGGCCGACCTGCTGCAGGACAACCGCTACCCGCAGGCCCGGCGGCACATCCGCCGGTTGTACCCCGACCCGATGACCAACAGCCAGGAATGGGGCTTGCTGCGCGGGCTCGACGGCCGCATCACCGGTGTGCACAGCCGCTCGGACGACACCCCGTTCAAGCGCAGTGGCTTCAGCACCGAATGGAGCGGTTTCGAAGGCCTGGAGCATTACAGCGACTGGCAGTTCGTTGCTGAACAGGCGTCCGCCGAAGGTGGTGCCGGCGTGCAGACCCACAACGGCCCGGGAGACACGCCATGAACCGCCTGGCCGGCCGCTGGGGCAGCCTGGTGATCGCGGCGTTCCAACGCGAGGTGATGAACTGCCGCTGCCTGCCACCGAACTCAAAGACGAGGCCGTTGCAGCCGCACACCTGGTCAAGCAGCAAATCAATCAACGCAAGCAGGGGCATTTGCTGGCGCAGGGAATTGAACGGCGGTTGTGACAGGTGGCGGGGGGTGTGGCAGAAGGCAAGGCTACCGTGGACAACTACCTGAGCCAGAATCAGCCGCAGTGATTGGGTTTGAGGACCTCTTTGCGGGCA harbors:
- a CDS encoding type II secretion system protein produces the protein MKRRTGFTLIELLVVLAIIATLMTIAMPRYFNSLESAREATLRQSLAVLREALDHYYGDTGHYPDSLEQLVEQRYLRNTPVDPITERSDAWQLVPPPEGVAGGVADVKSGATGRARDGSLFAEW
- a CDS encoding type II secretion system protein; this encodes MAACSRNGKANCGFTYLGVLLLIAVSSVALAATGTLWTSAAQRDRERQLLWVGGQYAQALRSYYRASPGLAQYPQALADLLQDNRYPQARRHIRRLYPDPMTNSQEWGLLRGLDGRITGVHSRSDDTPFKRSGFSTEWSGFEGLEHYSDWQFVAEQASAEGGAGVQTHNGPGDTP